A window from Candidatus Poribacteria bacterium encodes these proteins:
- the hypF gene encoding carbamoyltransferase HypF yields MTVRRYLLIKGVVQGVGFRPFIYNLAAKYDLKGWVLNSTDGVHIEVEGPVDEVEGFISQIRLEAPPLARIDSIEVRELEPIGYTDFTIRHSEGDSSKYIKISPDVSICEDCLRELFDPTDRRYLYPFINCTNCGPRFTIIKDIPYDRHNTTMRPFKMCKLCQAEYDDPSNRRFHAQPNACHTCGPHVWLERSGSRGIVAERDEAIREVIRRLSKGEIVAIKGLGGFHLACDASNQEATAKLRERKRKSLKPFAIMAPDIETIKTFCFVSDQEEKLLSGYQRPIVLLRRKPGAPIAEAVAPNNEFLGVMLPYTPLHYLLFCSDLRPEGVKPFIALVMTSGNLSEEPIAIDNEEARERLKDLADWFLMHNREICTRCDDSVAKVDLGTQIMIRRSRGYAPYPVDLHIDMPQILACGAELKNTFCLTKENHAFLSQHIGDLQNAEAFKFFADSIEYMKKLFRIEPEFIAYDLHPEYLSTKYAMEFQGKLDLIGVQHHHAHIASCMAERRVEGKVIGVSFDGTGYGTDGRIWGGEFLVADEREFVRIAHLKYLPLPGGDAAVREPYRMALSYLWDLYGDGLWEAGLPMLERINPANLRLIVQMIERGINSPLTSSCGRLFDAVSALAGVRSVISYEAQAAMELEMKAWREGGLKVEAPSYGWDLIKDESPWLVDMSETIRGVVEDVLSGKSAGWISHRFHRTMADVIAVVCREMRGEFGLNDVALSGGVFQNRLLLNLSFKRLAEQGFRVLFNREVPANDGGISLGQAYIAASRVRG; encoded by the coding sequence ATGACCGTCAGAAGGTATCTCCTCATAAAGGGCGTAGTTCAAGGCGTCGGGTTCCGCCCCTTCATATATAACCTCGCCGCCAAGTATGATTTAAAAGGATGGGTTCTGAACTCCACTGACGGCGTGCACATCGAAGTGGAAGGCCCCGTCGATGAGGTAGAGGGGTTCATCTCTCAGATCCGTCTCGAGGCTCCTCCTTTGGCGCGGATAGATTCGATAGAGGTCAGGGAGCTTGAACCTATCGGATACACCGATTTCACCATCCGACATAGCGAGGGCGATTCGAGCAAGTATATCAAGATCTCGCCCGATGTCTCCATCTGCGAGGATTGTCTCAGGGAGCTTTTCGATCCCACCGACAGGAGATACCTATATCCGTTCATCAACTGCACCAACTGCGGCCCGAGATTCACGATAATCAAGGATATCCCCTACGACCGGCATAACACCACCATGAGACCTTTCAAGATGTGTAAGCTGTGTCAGGCGGAATATGATGATCCGTCGAATCGGAGGTTCCACGCCCAGCCGAACGCCTGCCATACCTGCGGGCCACACGTATGGCTTGAAAGAAGCGGCTCGAGGGGGATCGTCGCCGAAAGGGATGAGGCGATAAGGGAGGTCATACGCAGGTTGTCCAAGGGCGAAATCGTCGCCATCAAAGGACTGGGCGGATTTCACCTGGCATGCGACGCCTCAAATCAGGAGGCGACTGCGAAGCTCAGGGAGAGGAAACGCAAAAGCCTTAAGCCCTTTGCCATAATGGCACCTGATATCGAGACGATAAAAACCTTCTGTTTCGTCTCAGATCAGGAGGAGAAGCTTCTTTCCGGATATCAGAGGCCGATCGTGCTTCTGAGGAGAAAGCCCGGTGCGCCGATAGCGGAGGCCGTCGCGCCGAACAACGAGTTTTTGGGCGTGATGCTGCCCTATACCCCGCTGCACTATCTGCTGTTCTGCTCCGATCTCCGGCCTGAGGGGGTGAAACCCTTCATCGCTCTCGTCATGACGAGCGGGAACCTCTCCGAGGAGCCGATAGCGATAGATAACGAGGAGGCCAGAGAGAGGTTAAAGGATCTGGCGGACTGGTTTTTGATGCATAACAGGGAGATATGCACGCGGTGTGACGACTCGGTGGCTAAAGTGGATCTGGGAACGCAGATCATGATCCGACGCTCCCGCGGATATGCGCCCTACCCGGTGGATCTTCACATCGATATGCCGCAGATCCTCGCCTGCGGAGCGGAGCTCAAAAACACCTTCTGCCTGACCAAGGAGAATCACGCCTTCCTGAGCCAGCATATCGGCGATCTACAGAACGCGGAGGCCTTCAAGTTCTTCGCCGATTCGATAGAGTATATGAAGAAGCTCTTCAGAATCGAGCCCGAATTCATCGCCTACGACCTTCATCCGGAGTACCTCTCGACGAAATATGCCATGGAATTCCAGGGGAAGCTGGATCTCATCGGCGTGCAGCATCATCACGCTCACATAGCAAGCTGTATGGCCGAAAGGAGAGTTGAGGGGAAGGTGATAGGTGTGTCATTCGATGGGACGGGATACGGAACGGACGGGAGGATATGGGGGGGCGAGTTTCTGGTGGCCGACGAGAGGGAATTTGTGAGGATCGCTCATCTCAAATATCTGCCTCTGCCCGGCGGGGACGCGGCCGTCAGGGAACCCTATAGGATGGCGCTGAGCTATCTGTGGGATCTGTATGGAGATGGACTTTGGGAGGCGGGTTTGCCCATGCTTGAAAGGATCAACCCGGCCAATCTCAGGCTTATCGTGCAGATGATCGAACGGGGAATCAACTCCCCGCTCACCTCAAGCTGTGGGAGGCTCTTCGATGCCGTCTCCGCACTGGCCGGCGTCCGATCGGTCATAAGCTACGAGGCTCAGGCCGCTATGGAGCTGGAGATGAAGGCATGGAGGGAAGGGGGTTTAAAGGTGGAGGCCCCAAGCTACGGCTGGGATCTGATAAAGGATGAGAGCCCATGGCTGGTGGATATGTCCGAGACGATCAGAGGCGTGGTCGAGGACGTCTTATCCGGCAAAAGCGCGGGATGGATCTCACACAGGTTCCATCGGACGATGGCCGATGTGATCGCCGTGGTCTGTCGGGAGATGAGAGGGGAATTCGGATTGAACGATGTGGCCCTGAGCGGAGGGGTCTTCCAGAACAGGTTGCTCCTGAACCTCTCCTTTAAAAGGCTGGCTGAGCAGGGATTTCGCGTGCTGTTCAACAGGGAGGTTCCCGCAAATGACGGCGGGATATCCCTGGGGCAGGCCTACATCGCCGCTTCGAGGGTGAGAGGATGA
- the larB gene encoding nickel pincer cofactor biosynthesis protein LarB: protein MNRERLKELLERVKSGELSIDEALSDLRSLPFEDLGFAKVDHHRGIRQGFPEVIFCQGKRVEQVVEISRRIISKGADLLATRASREIYESIREIAPKARYNDLARAVILEQVPKERLKGVTVISAGTADLPVAEEAAETAWIMGNEVDRIYDVGVAGLHRLLGNLDRITLANVLVVVAGMEGALASVVGGLVDKPVIAVPTSVGYGASFGGLAALLTMLNSCASGVAVVNIDNGFGAGYIASLINRLAHAPHQPI from the coding sequence ATGAACCGGGAAAGGCTAAAGGAGTTGCTCGAGAGGGTTAAATCGGGTGAGCTATCGATAGATGAAGCTCTAAGTGACCTCAGATCACTTCCATTCGAGGATCTGGGATTCGCTAAGGTGGATCATCATCGCGGGATCAGACAGGGGTTTCCCGAGGTGATCTTCTGTCAGGGGAAAAGGGTGGAACAGGTGGTTGAGATATCCAGGCGGATCATATCGAAGGGGGCCGATCTTTTGGCCACGAGGGCGTCGAGGGAGATATACGAGTCGATCCGCGAGATAGCCCCTAAGGCCAGATATAACGATCTGGCGAGGGCGGTGATACTGGAGCAGGTTCCCAAGGAAAGGCTCAAAGGGGTGACCGTCATCTCGGCCGGGACGGCGGACCTTCCCGTCGCCGAGGAGGCCGCTGAGACGGCTTGGATAATGGGAAATGAGGTCGATAGGATCTATGACGTCGGCGTGGCTGGGCTGCATAGATTGCTTGGGAACCTCGATAGGATCACCTTGGCCAACGTTCTCGTGGTCGTCGCTGGGATGGAGGGAGCTTTGGCAAGTGTGGTAGGCGGATTGGTCGATAAACCCGTCATAGCTGTGCCTACGAGCGTGGGATATGGGGCTAGCTTCGGGGGATTGGCGGCGCTTCTGACCATGCTCAACAGTTGTGCCTCAGGCGTGGCGGTGGTCAACATAGATAACGGTTTCGGCGCGGGATATATCGCCTCGCTCATAAACCGACTCGCTCATGCCCCCCATCAGCCCATATAG